One part of the Paenibacillus silvisoli genome encodes these proteins:
- a CDS encoding ADP-ribosylglycohydrolase family protein, producing MAMGISEKQELVNHTIPEDYVERVYAGWVGKVIGVRHGGNVEGWSYEQLERTFGEITGYLHQFRNFAADDDTNGPLFFLRALDDYTHTPDVTAEQMGLTWLNYAADGHGFYWWGGYGKSTEHTAYLNLKNGIMAPRSGSIEQNGSAVAEQIGGQIFIDAWGLIAPGNPRLAAHYAEKIASVSHDGNGKYGGMFIAACIAAAFTERDVASIIAAGLSVIPADCEYARMTKDVIEFHQEHPDNWRDCFKFVFDNYGYDRYPGVCHIIPNSAVIVLSLLYSGGDYSKAINICNMCGWDTDCNVGNVGTIMGVLVGLEGIDPSWRKPINDFLCCSSVIGSLNALDLPWCAQYIAGIGYRIAGSSEPAEKWKAILSGEQAQFHFEFPGSTHAFRTDCDDRNRHVTSFVENTTEAAAGGERSLKVVFDRAAGGEGYRVYRQTYYRPEDFNDSRYDPSFSPNLYPGQTVEAKVLLPATEKRAVQVRLYVRDRNADVRHYGEKVTLTPGQWAELRYAIPAMADVCLLEAGIEWIPEGGWGPLIAYVDDMQFSGQPDYAIDFAKERLEKWNGIHIEVSQLTYLRGMWTLDEGKLVGSYYGESAESYTGDLQWQDYRFAASVIPDSGNEHRVLFRVQGGIRSYAAGFSEGGTFRLYKNENGYRELASADFDWVCGQEYAVDITASGAAFELAVDGTVLIRYEDESSPYMNGMVGFASDRGSRTKYSSFRVQGL from the coding sequence ATGGCGATGGGCATTTCCGAGAAACAGGAGCTAGTCAATCATACGATACCTGAAGATTACGTGGAGCGCGTCTATGCGGGATGGGTCGGTAAAGTAATCGGCGTCCGGCACGGGGGCAACGTCGAGGGCTGGTCGTATGAGCAGCTGGAGCGCACGTTCGGCGAAATTACGGGCTATCTGCACCAATTCCGCAACTTCGCGGCGGACGACGACACGAACGGGCCGCTGTTCTTCCTGCGGGCGCTTGACGATTATACGCATACGCCGGACGTTACGGCGGAGCAGATGGGGCTCACCTGGCTCAATTACGCGGCGGACGGCCACGGCTTCTACTGGTGGGGCGGGTACGGCAAGTCTACGGAGCATACGGCTTACCTGAATTTGAAGAACGGCATCATGGCGCCGCGCTCCGGTTCCATCGAGCAAAATGGAAGCGCTGTCGCGGAGCAGATCGGCGGGCAAATTTTCATCGACGCATGGGGTCTGATCGCGCCGGGCAATCCGCGGCTGGCCGCTCATTATGCGGAGAAGATCGCCAGCGTGTCGCATGACGGCAACGGCAAATACGGCGGCATGTTCATCGCGGCTTGCATCGCTGCCGCGTTCACGGAGCGGGATGTGGCGTCGATTATCGCGGCGGGTTTATCCGTCATTCCGGCGGATTGCGAGTATGCGCGGATGACGAAGGACGTGATCGAGTTTCACCAGGAGCATCCGGACAACTGGCGGGATTGCTTCAAATTCGTATTCGACAACTACGGGTATGACCGTTATCCGGGCGTCTGCCATATCATCCCGAATTCCGCCGTCATCGTATTGTCCCTCCTGTATTCCGGAGGCGACTATTCCAAGGCGATCAATATTTGCAACATGTGCGGCTGGGACACCGATTGCAACGTCGGCAACGTCGGCACGATCATGGGCGTGCTGGTCGGCCTGGAAGGCATCGACCCTTCGTGGCGCAAGCCGATCAACGATTTCCTATGCTGCTCGAGCGTCATCGGCTCCTTGAACGCGCTCGATCTGCCTTGGTGCGCGCAGTATATCGCAGGCATTGGCTACCGGATCGCCGGCTCTTCGGAGCCAGCGGAGAAATGGAAAGCGATCTTGAGCGGCGAACAGGCTCAATTTCATTTCGAATTCCCTGGTTCAACGCATGCGTTCCGCACCGATTGCGACGATCGGAACCGCCATGTGACGAGCTTTGTGGAAAATACGACGGAGGCTGCGGCCGGCGGGGAACGGTCGTTGAAGGTCGTTTTCGACCGCGCGGCCGGCGGCGAAGGCTACCGCGTTTATCGGCAAACCTACTACAGGCCGGAAGATTTCAACGACAGCCGCTATGATCCTAGCTTCTCGCCGAACCTGTACCCGGGTCAAACGGTGGAGGCGAAGGTGCTTCTGCCCGCAACGGAGAAGCGTGCGGTTCAGGTACGGCTTTACGTGCGCGACCGGAATGCCGACGTCCGCCATTACGGGGAGAAGGTGACGCTGACGCCGGGACAATGGGCGGAGCTGCGCTATGCGATTCCGGCGATGGCCGACGTCTGCTTGCTGGAAGCGGGCATCGAATGGATTCCGGAGGGCGGCTGGGGTCCGCTGATCGCATATGTCGACGACATGCAATTCAGCGGGCAGCCGGACTACGCGATCGACTTTGCGAAGGAGCGCCTGGAGAAGTGGAACGGCATTCATATCGAAGTCAGCCAGCTGACCTACCTGCGCGGCATGTGGACGTTGGACGAAGGCAAGCTCGTCGGCAGCTATTACGGCGAATCGGCCGAGAGCTATACCGGCGATTTGCAGTGGCAGGACTACCGGTTCGCGGCATCGGTCATCCCGGATTCCGGCAATGAGCATCGCGTGCTGTTCCGCGTTCAAGGCGGCATTCGTTCCTATGCCGCCGGCTTCTCCGAAGGGGGAACGTTCCGGCTGTACAAGAACGAGAACGGCTATCGCGAGCTGGCCTCGGCCGATTTCGACTGGGTCTGCGGGCAGGAGTATGCGGTTGACATAACGGCGTCGGGCGCAGCCTTCGAGCTTGCCGTTGACGGGACCGTGCTCATCCGGTACGAGGATGAATCCAGTCCGTATATGAACGGCATGGTCGGCTTCGCGAGCGATCGGGGCAGCCGAACGAAGTATTCGTCTTTCCGCGTTCAAGGACTGTAA
- a CDS encoding ABC transporter permease yields MNQIPGGLAPSAPPMQQRSRAWRTIKKQRILLLFCVPFAIWAAIFCYAPIWGWIMAFQDYNAGKGVTGSPWVGLKHFRAFFQEEMLVTLLRNTIAISVMNIVVGTFGAVTLALLLNEVKGVFFKRTVQTVSYLPYFISYVVVANLFLTLLSPSDGTVNRILLKLGIIDEPIFFFAEPHLFWFLVVFINVWKSIGWDAIIYIAAMSAVDTELYDAASVDGAGRWRKMWHITLPCIRPTIVVLLILSASGILNAGFDPSYLLGNPMVYDYSEVIDTYVYRMGLGNAMYSYATAIGLFRLVVSLIILYIVNRIAKRLGEENVL; encoded by the coding sequence ATGAATCAGATTCCGGGCGGGCTCGCGCCAAGCGCCCCTCCTATGCAACAACGAAGCCGCGCGTGGAGGACGATCAAGAAGCAGCGAATTCTGCTGTTGTTCTGCGTGCCGTTTGCGATCTGGGCGGCCATATTCTGCTACGCGCCGATTTGGGGCTGGATCATGGCGTTCCAGGACTACAATGCGGGCAAAGGCGTAACCGGCAGCCCTTGGGTCGGACTTAAGCATTTCCGCGCTTTCTTTCAAGAGGAGATGCTGGTCACGCTGCTCCGCAACACGATCGCGATCAGCGTCATGAATATCGTCGTCGGCACGTTCGGCGCGGTCACGCTCGCTTTGCTGCTCAATGAAGTGAAGGGCGTCTTCTTCAAGCGAACCGTCCAGACGGTATCCTATTTACCCTATTTCATTTCCTATGTCGTCGTCGCCAACCTGTTTCTGACGCTGTTGTCGCCGTCGGACGGGACGGTGAACCGCATCCTGCTGAAGCTGGGCATCATCGACGAGCCGATTTTTTTCTTCGCCGAACCGCATTTGTTTTGGTTTCTGGTCGTGTTCATCAACGTCTGGAAAAGCATCGGCTGGGACGCCATCATCTACATTGCCGCCATGTCGGCGGTCGACACGGAGCTTTATGACGCGGCCAGCGTGGACGGAGCGGGAAGATGGCGGAAAATGTGGCATATTACGCTTCCCTGCATCCGGCCGACCATCGTGGTGCTGCTCATTCTGAGCGCCAGCGGCATTTTGAACGCGGGCTTCGATCCGTCCTACTTGCTCGGCAATCCGATGGTTTACGATTATTCCGAGGTTATCGATACGTATGTGTACCGCATGGGTCTGGGCAATGCCATGTATTCCTATGCGACCGCCATCGGCCTGTTCCGTCTGGTCGTATCGCTGATCATTCTGTATATCGTCAACCGGATCGCGAAAAGGCTCGGGGAAGAGAACGTGCTATGA
- a CDS encoding cache domain-containing sensor histidine kinase: protein MRIISWLKGLPDSTINRIRLKPKLIASYLVAAFLPLLFTGFFLVHKANQIIENQTSKTYGISMRQLIYNMETRLASYEELSNHFYFDTNLNLDLQKDYSKSSNGDIFDVEKSFIERVKVLLKFKNDLRTVSIYFHNPSLYNAKPYLALADEKIASQLGFQRAAASEYKGYWGKVKIIPDGNLYWDTELRRTSKTTRVFSYSRPLEFYTDHQSVGLLTIEVKESEFYQLLSKEGADKGIYLVEPDGTIITSNDRASLGKGLNADVLHAIGGRPNGEFLFDRSEDDHVKVMYSELSNGWKMVYMIPVNRLLKETKDMRNYGLLFMIVSAVLSVVLIIGFSNLILSRMTILLKRIQRMRNGEIETGRFVNGKDEIAVLDHSFNQMAERMKYLIDEVFMLSIKKKEAELTALQSQINPHFLYNTLSTVSWLGRKNGNDDVCEIVESLAKFYRISLSKGKDIITMREEFECIKAYIDIQRYRLKNRIRPIYALDEGIMDAPVLKLILQPIVENAILHGLGHEKEQITIVIKGAYREGVVQLEVVDDGVGMATDVSAGLLDEPPQAAQKSGGYGLRNVHERIKLHFGPEYGLTVKSEPGTGTSVVIRMPFLAE from the coding sequence ATGCGTATCATATCCTGGCTTAAAGGTCTGCCCGATTCGACGATCAACCGGATTCGGCTCAAGCCGAAGCTGATCGCCTCCTACTTGGTCGCCGCCTTTCTGCCGCTGCTTTTCACGGGCTTCTTTCTCGTGCACAAGGCCAACCAGATTATCGAGAACCAGACGAGCAAAACCTACGGCATCTCCATGCGGCAGCTTATCTACAACATGGAAACGCGCTTGGCTTCGTACGAGGAGCTGTCCAATCATTTTTATTTCGATACGAACCTGAACCTGGACCTGCAGAAGGATTACAGCAAGAGCTCGAACGGGGATATCTTCGATGTCGAGAAATCGTTCATCGAGCGCGTGAAGGTGCTGCTGAAGTTCAAGAACGATCTGCGCACCGTGAGCATTTATTTCCATAATCCGTCCCTGTACAACGCGAAGCCGTATTTGGCTTTGGCCGACGAGAAAATCGCGAGCCAGCTCGGCTTCCAAAGAGCCGCCGCCTCCGAGTACAAGGGCTATTGGGGAAAGGTCAAGATCATTCCCGACGGGAATCTCTATTGGGACACGGAGCTGAGACGCACCTCGAAGACAACCCGCGTATTCAGCTACAGCCGGCCGCTTGAGTTTTATACGGATCACCAGTCTGTAGGCTTGCTGACGATCGAGGTGAAGGAATCGGAGTTTTACCAGCTGCTGTCGAAGGAAGGCGCCGATAAGGGGATCTATCTCGTGGAGCCAGACGGCACGATCATTACGTCCAACGATCGCGCCAGCCTGGGCAAAGGCTTGAATGCCGACGTGCTGCATGCCATCGGCGGGCGGCCGAACGGCGAGTTCCTGTTTGACCGGAGCGAGGATGACCATGTGAAAGTCATGTACAGCGAATTGTCGAACGGCTGGAAAATGGTCTACATGATCCCGGTCAACCGGCTGCTCAAAGAAACGAAGGACATGCGAAACTACGGACTGCTGTTTATGATCGTCAGCGCCGTCTTGTCGGTCGTGTTGATTATCGGCTTCTCGAATTTGATTTTGTCGCGGATGACGATTTTGCTCAAACGGATTCAACGGATGCGCAACGGCGAAATCGAGACCGGCCGGTTCGTGAACGGGAAGGACGAAATCGCGGTGCTGGACCATAGCTTCAACCAGATGGCGGAGCGGATGAAATATTTGATCGACGAAGTGTTTATGCTGAGCATCAAGAAGAAGGAGGCGGAGTTGACGGCGCTGCAGAGCCAGATCAATCCGCATTTTCTGTACAACACGTTATCCACGGTCAGCTGGCTGGGACGGAAGAACGGGAACGACGACGTGTGCGAGATCGTCGAGAGCCTTGCGAAGTTTTACCGCATTTCCCTTAGCAAAGGCAAGGATATCATCACGATGCGCGAGGAATTCGAGTGCATCAAAGCGTATATCGATATTCAGCGGTATCGGCTCAAGAATCGCATTCGGCCGATCTACGCGCTCGATGAGGGCATTATGGACGCTCCGGTGCTCAAGCTGATTTTGCAGCCTATCGTCGAGAACGCCATTTTGCACGGACTCGGACACGAGAAGGAGCAGATTACGATCGTGATCAAGGGCGCATACCGGGAAGGCGTCGTGCAGCTAGAAGTCGTCGACGACGGGGTCGGCATGGCGACCGATGTGTCGGCCGGGCTGCTGGACGAGCCCCCGCAAGCCGCGCAGAAGAGCGGCGGTTACGGCTTGCGGAACGTCCATGAACGGATCAAGCTGCATTTTGGCCCCGAATATGGCTTGACGGTGAAGAGCGAGCCCGGAACGGGAACGTCGGTCGTGATCCGGATGCCTTTTCTAGCCGAATAA
- a CDS encoding extracellular solute-binding protein gives MRNESTRGKKRLGMLLGAMLLVTTTAAGCSGNNGNNDAQQAQNSGTTQNANTALPEGDMSTWPDAEFSVMLPYPDTQVAAEDAPIVKQVYDKTKVHVKLEVPPSNVDEKLNIMLASGEYPDAIVITNPAMAQKFIDAGHVIPLDDLLNKYGGQIKENLNDVWNQLKSPDGKIYRIPSGYIMPGAERMLETGLSFQFLTNVLEEKGWYKPQTFDDTTALLKEVKEKHPNYIPMSLALGAEGFFQNMIKTLAGAEGVRVLGDYVWTTDDKLIYKYKDPGIRNALQWVNRLYQQGLIDKESAVQNMDGLKAKMASEKVFSSIGHWFDNMYEANSIFTQDKKPFRFKYFVLKADPSIAKTTYNEYGANYDSGVYVTKKMKDPARFMQFVNYLNTQEGNLLQKGVINYDGEDKEGYDYYVVDEDGKKYLRSTTFQVNGWQNDELFATKRGYNTFGNFTFSTDMNDHPSFTYLLSRKELDFSMWYDDEQKRANAGFGESGTDWIEEGRSNGWDSSAISGLNFKPESDEFIAATKVNQFAYNTVVKLLLSASDAEFDKGYDDFLKKADDMGIGKAESAMNKLYEERKANWK, from the coding sequence ATGAGAAACGAAAGCACTCGCGGTAAAAAGAGGCTCGGCATGCTGTTAGGCGCGATGCTGCTCGTGACCACCACGGCGGCAGGCTGCTCCGGTAACAACGGGAACAACGATGCGCAGCAAGCGCAAAATTCGGGGACGACCCAGAATGCCAATACGGCATTGCCCGAAGGCGATATGTCCACATGGCCGGACGCGGAGTTCAGCGTCATGCTGCCCTATCCCGATACGCAGGTTGCCGCGGAGGATGCGCCGATCGTCAAGCAGGTGTACGACAAAACGAAGGTGCACGTGAAGCTTGAGGTACCGCCGTCCAACGTGGACGAGAAGCTGAACATCATGCTCGCGAGCGGCGAATACCCGGATGCGATCGTGATCACGAACCCGGCGATGGCGCAGAAGTTCATCGATGCGGGCCATGTCATTCCGCTGGACGACCTATTGAACAAGTATGGCGGACAAATCAAGGAAAATTTGAATGACGTCTGGAATCAACTGAAGAGCCCGGACGGCAAAATCTACCGCATTCCTTCGGGCTACATCATGCCGGGAGCGGAGCGGATGCTGGAGACGGGACTCAGCTTCCAGTTTCTGACCAACGTCCTCGAGGAGAAAGGCTGGTACAAGCCGCAAACGTTCGACGACACGACCGCGCTGCTGAAGGAAGTGAAGGAGAAGCATCCGAACTACATTCCGATGTCGTTGGCGCTCGGCGCCGAAGGCTTCTTCCAAAACATGATCAAAACGCTGGCCGGCGCCGAAGGCGTTCGGGTATTAGGCGACTATGTCTGGACGACGGACGACAAGCTGATCTACAAATATAAGGACCCAGGCATCCGCAATGCGCTGCAATGGGTAAACCGCTTGTATCAGCAAGGGCTGATCGACAAGGAATCCGCCGTGCAGAACATGGACGGCTTGAAGGCGAAGATGGCGTCGGAGAAAGTGTTCTCGTCCATCGGCCATTGGTTTGACAACATGTACGAAGCGAACAGCATATTCACGCAGGACAAGAAGCCGTTCCGTTTCAAATACTTCGTGCTGAAAGCGGATCCAAGCATCGCGAAGACGACCTATAACGAATACGGCGCAAATTACGACTCGGGTGTCTATGTCACGAAGAAGATGAAGGATCCGGCGCGGTTCATGCAGTTCGTCAACTATCTCAACACGCAGGAAGGCAATCTGCTGCAAAAAGGTGTTATCAACTACGACGGCGAAGACAAAGAAGGCTATGACTACTATGTCGTCGATGAAGACGGCAAGAAGTATCTTCGCAGCACGACCTTCCAGGTGAACGGCTGGCAGAACGACGAGCTGTTCGCGACGAAGCGGGGCTACAACACATTCGGCAATTTTACCTTTAGCACGGATATGAACGATCATCCGAGCTTCACTTATTTGCTCTCGCGCAAAGAGCTTGATTTCTCCATGTGGTACGATGATGAGCAGAAACGCGCGAACGCCGGCTTCGGAGAGTCGGGAACGGACTGGATCGAGGAAGGCCGCAGCAACGGCTGGGATTCTTCCGCGATTTCGGGATTGAACTTCAAGCCGGAGAGCGATGAGTTTATCGCGGCGACGAAAGTGAACCAGTTCGCCTACAACACGGTCGTCAAGCTGCTCTTGTCCGCGAGCGACGCGGAATTCGACAAGGGCTACGACGACTTCCTCAAGAAAGCGGACGATATGGGCATCGGCAAAGCCGAGTCGGCGATGAACAAGTTATATGAAGAGCGCAAAGCAAATTGGAAATAA
- a CDS encoding carbohydrate ABC transporter permease, with amino-acid sequence MKQRWQDTAFDIVNTAVLTMLMIATIYPFLYVLAFSLNDAVDSMRGGLTIWPRKFTLANYGVIFRYDALVDASIMSVLRTVIGTVASVLCTAMLAYSLCKKELFGYKFFNSFFIMTMFIYGGLIPTFILFKTIHIYNSFWVYIIPGLISAFNMILLRTNFKSIPDSLIESAYMDGANDIYVFFRIVLPLSTPIIATIGLFVAVGQWNSWQDTLFFTVDGKLQTLQYVLMKILNQTEAGAMINQMKASLARRGMVKVTPEAVKMAITMIATVPILCVYPFIQKYFVKGMLLGSVKG; translated from the coding sequence ATGAAACAAAGATGGCAGGATACCGCGTTTGATATCGTAAACACCGCCGTTCTGACGATGCTGATGATCGCCACGATCTATCCGTTCCTGTACGTGCTCGCGTTCTCGCTGAACGATGCCGTCGACTCCATGCGGGGCGGCTTGACGATATGGCCGCGCAAGTTTACGCTGGCTAACTATGGGGTTATTTTCCGGTACGACGCGCTGGTCGACGCTTCGATCATGAGCGTGCTCCGGACCGTCATCGGCACCGTCGCCTCCGTTCTGTGCACGGCGATGCTGGCCTACTCGTTATGCAAGAAGGAGTTGTTCGGCTATAAATTTTTCAACTCGTTTTTCATTATGACGATGTTCATCTACGGCGGCCTTATTCCGACGTTCATTCTTTTCAAAACGATCCACATCTACAATTCGTTCTGGGTGTATATCATTCCGGGGCTGATCAGCGCCTTCAACATGATCCTCCTTCGCACCAATTTCAAGTCCATTCCGGACTCGCTGATCGAATCCGCGTATATGGACGGAGCGAACGACATCTATGTGTTTTTCCGAATCGTGCTGCCGCTGTCGACGCCGATTATCGCCACGATCGGACTGTTCGTCGCCGTCGGCCAGTGGAACTCATGGCAGGATACGTTGTTCTTCACGGTGGACGGCAAGCTGCAAACGCTCCAATACGTGCTCATGAAAATATTGAACCAAACCGAAGCCGGCGCGATGATCAATCAGATGAAAGCGAGCCTGGCCCGCCGAGGCATGGTGAAGGTGACGCCGGAGGCGGTAAAGATGGCCATTACGATGATCGCGACGGTGCCGATTCTATGCGTGTACCCGTTCATTCAAAAATATTTCGTTAAAGGGATGCTGCTTGGCTCCGTTAAGGGGTAA
- a CDS encoding response regulator has product MIKLFIVDDEDMEREGIRSLFDWRQLGIEVIGEAWNGYAALEALDGEEPDLIITDVRMPGMNGLEFASRLKGKYPNVKFIFISGYEDFDAARNAVDVNAVAYLMKPINKETLMHTIAGAIGRIEEEKSRAQEGIQLRHQVEESMPVLREQLIRDMLLGIERADNERTLQRAQSYGLTLPANRTAVMVVKAEELAPDRDDAEPFQAIAVCRELSRMIQEETSLPAVMTREGEYTVLLPCPPILAPEEMEEHLERKAEAWIQQLQRATGLTLAIGIALAEDGVRSCHRYYRLARMAVNRKFCSGGQAVLWHEDEEDSRDDVPVALYVSKEELAEAIMAFDPAKIEGIVRASFQGKAMKKEQAWFIAIDLLNTALHTLAEKKELIKAAFEQEKAPWDKLMLMETIDSLSSWVVAYIQGIAELIRKQQGGKHEHIVQTIKQWVRTEYMTDLTIDSLAGRVYLAPGYVRKLFKNQTGMTLKEFIVQTRMKNASELLRQPERKVNEVALAVGYENVSYFCAVFKNVYGLSPGEFKDAYHILA; this is encoded by the coding sequence ATGATCAAGTTGTTTATCGTGGACGACGAGGATATGGAGCGGGAGGGCATAAGATCGCTCTTCGATTGGCGGCAGCTCGGCATTGAGGTCATCGGAGAGGCTTGGAACGGGTATGCGGCCTTGGAGGCGTTGGACGGCGAGGAACCGGACCTGATCATTACCGACGTGCGCATGCCCGGCATGAATGGGCTGGAGTTCGCCAGCCGGCTGAAGGGGAAATACCCGAACGTCAAATTTATCTTTATCAGCGGCTACGAGGATTTCGATGCGGCCCGGAACGCCGTAGACGTCAACGCCGTCGCTTATTTGATGAAGCCGATCAACAAAGAGACGCTGATGCATACGATCGCCGGCGCGATCGGCCGGATCGAGGAAGAGAAGAGCCGCGCGCAGGAGGGCATTCAATTAAGGCATCAGGTGGAAGAAAGCATGCCCGTGCTGCGGGAGCAGCTGATTCGCGATATGCTGCTTGGCATCGAGCGGGCGGACAACGAACGGACGCTGCAGCGGGCGCAGTCTTATGGATTGACGCTGCCGGCGAACCGGACGGCGGTGATGGTCGTGAAGGCGGAGGAGCTGGCGCCGGACCGCGACGATGCGGAGCCGTTCCAAGCGATTGCCGTCTGCCGCGAATTAAGCCGCATGATCCAGGAGGAAACGAGCTTGCCGGCGGTCATGACGCGCGAAGGGGAATATACCGTGCTTCTCCCCTGCCCGCCGATCCTTGCGCCGGAGGAGATGGAAGAGCATCTGGAACGGAAAGCCGAAGCGTGGATTCAGCAGCTGCAGCGAGCAACGGGGCTGACGCTTGCGATCGGCATCGCGCTGGCCGAAGACGGCGTACGCAGCTGCCACCGTTATTACCGCTTGGCCAGAATGGCCGTCAACCGCAAGTTTTGCTCGGGCGGGCAGGCCGTGCTCTGGCATGAAGACGAAGAAGACAGCCGGGATGATGTCCCTGTCGCCCTGTACGTGTCGAAGGAGGAGCTGGCGGAAGCGATTATGGCCTTCGATCCGGCCAAAATCGAAGGGATCGTCCGCGCCTCCTTCCAGGGTAAAGCGATGAAGAAGGAGCAGGCGTGGTTCATCGCCATCGATCTATTGAATACGGCGCTGCATACGCTGGCCGAGAAGAAAGAGCTGATAAAAGCCGCCTTCGAGCAGGAGAAAGCGCCGTGGGACAAATTGATGCTCATGGAAACGATCGATTCGCTTTCATCATGGGTAGTCGCCTATATCCAGGGCATTGCGGAGCTGATCCGGAAGCAGCAGGGCGGCAAGCACGAGCATATCGTCCAAACGATCAAGCAGTGGGTCAGAACCGAATATATGACCGACTTGACGATCGATTCGCTCGCGGGACGCGTGTACCTGGCTCCGGGCTACGTCCGGAAGCTGTTCAAAAACCAGACGGGCATGACGCTGAAGGAGTTCATCGTTCAAACCCGCATGAAAAACGCAAGCGAGCTGCTCCGTCAGCCCGAGCGCAAGGTCAATGAAGTCGCGCTCGCCGTCGGCTACGAGAACGTCTCTTATTTCTGCGCGGTTTTCAAAAACGTGTACGGACTTTCGCCGGGGGAATTCAAAGATGCGTATCATATCCTGGCTTAA
- a CDS encoding glycoside hydrolase family 32 protein — MNLYRPIYHFLPPGNWMNDPNGLLYFEGDYHLFYQYNPNGDRWGTIHWGHAKSRDLVHWEHLPIALAPSTELGEEHCFSGCAAIGPDGTPILFYTSIGSGDRSYETGAEQWMAASKDGMLTWEKHPDNPVLSKDVHGTLDIREWRDPYVLKHGDRWLMVVGGQHDGKGCAMIYGSDDLKEWKLLNKLMGALRPEEYLWECPILFPLDGKYVLLYSPKSAVRYYTGMLNDDFTFTPERHGVLDPSGWEGFYAPNVMTDGIGRKLLWAWMPEEARGDFEGAKGWAGALTVPRQLSLTADGRLRMEPVPELRQLRGTCESVSGLTLGASVPAGRVHTLQTRGRALELLAEIELADEDASFGFKLLHTEQDEERTLVIFDLKRRSLSVDRSRSSLSPATHKSELQAEIDWQPGNTVTVHILLDHSLLEVFSGYDSCLSARIYPLSEESDRVSVFADRGRVTIRSLQVWTLQSIWPPSPPERQS; from the coding sequence ATGAATCTCTATCGACCGATCTATCATTTCCTGCCCCCGGGCAATTGGATGAACGATCCGAACGGCCTGCTGTATTTCGAAGGGGACTATCACCTGTTCTACCAATACAACCCGAACGGAGACCGATGGGGCACGATCCATTGGGGACATGCCAAGAGCCGCGATCTGGTTCACTGGGAGCATCTGCCTATCGCGCTGGCGCCTTCAACGGAGCTGGGGGAAGAGCATTGCTTCTCCGGCTGCGCCGCGATCGGTCCGGACGGGACGCCGATTCTTTTCTATACGAGCATCGGCAGCGGGGATCGCAGCTATGAAACGGGAGCGGAGCAGTGGATGGCTGCGAGCAAGGACGGCATGCTGACCTGGGAAAAGCACCCTGACAATCCGGTCCTGTCGAAGGACGTGCACGGCACGCTGGATATCCGCGAATGGCGCGACCCTTACGTCTTGAAGCATGGCGACCGGTGGCTGATGGTCGTAGGCGGGCAGCATGACGGCAAAGGCTGCGCGATGATCTACGGCTCGGACGATCTAAAGGAATGGAAGCTGCTGAATAAGCTGATGGGAGCGCTGCGGCCGGAAGAATATTTGTGGGAATGCCCGATTTTGTTCCCGCTGGACGGCAAATACGTTCTGCTCTACTCGCCGAAATCAGCCGTACGCTACTACACGGGAATGCTGAACGACGATTTCACATTTACGCCGGAGCGGCATGGCGTGCTCGATCCGAGCGGCTGGGAAGGCTTTTATGCGCCGAACGTCATGACGGACGGCATAGGGCGCAAGCTGCTATGGGCGTGGATGCCCGAAGAAGCGCGCGGGGACTTCGAGGGGGCGAAAGGCTGGGCCGGCGCGCTTACGGTTCCGCGGCAGCTATCGTTGACGGCGGACGGCAGGCTTCGGATGGAGCCGGTGCCGGAGCTGCGGCAGCTGCGCGGGACATGCGAGAGCGTCAGCGGGCTGACCTTGGGCGCCAGCGTTCCCGCCGGACGCGTCCACACGCTCCAAACTAGAGGACGAGCGCTGGAGCTGCTGGCGGAAATCGAGCTCGCTGACGAGGACGCCTCCTTCGGGTTTAAGCTGCTGCATACGGAACAAGACGAGGAGCGCACGCTCGTCATATTCGATCTCAAACGGCGAAGCCTCAGCGTAGATCGCTCACGGTCAAGCCTGTCCCCTGCGACGCATAAGTCGGAGCTCCAAGCGGAAATCGATTGGCAGCCGGGCAACACCGTAACGGTGCACATATTGCTGGATCATTCCTTGCTGGAAGTGTTTTCCGGCTATGATTCCTGCCTGTCCGCGCGGATCTACCCGCTGTCGGAGGAAAGCGACAGAGTCAGCGTATTTGCCGATCGCGGCCGCGTCACCATCCGCTCGCTGCAGGTCTGGACGCTTCAATCGATTTGGCCGCCTTCGCCGCCGGAACGGCAGTCATAA